The Notoacmeibacter ruber DNA segment ACGCGGTTCGTGATCTGCTGGAAAAAGGCATCGACGAAGGCGAGCTTAAGATCGTCAATGACGGTCCGATCACCGGTCTCGGCGAAGGCTGGTGGGTCACGCCGAAATTCGCAGAAGAGCATCCCGATCTTGATACTGTCGAGAAGCTTCTCGAACATCCCGAACTGTTCCCCTACGCCGAAGATGAATCCAAGGGCGCTTTTATTGGCTGCCCGGCCGGTTGGGGCTGCCAGCTCATCAACGCCAACATGTACCGCGCCTTCGACATGGAAGAGAAGGGCTGGGAACTCGTCGATCCGGGTTCGGCGGCGGGCCTCGACGGCTCGATGGCCAAGGCTGCCGAGCGTGGAGAACCGTGGTTCGGCTATTACTGGGCGCCGACGGCGATGATCGGCAAATATGAGATGGTCCTGCTCCCGTTTGAGGTGGACTACGCCGGCGACGAGAATTGGAACGGCTGTATCGCTCTGGCGGAACAGGATTGCGAAGACCCGCAGAAGACCGCGTGGACCAAGTCGGAAGTCCGCACCGTGGTGACCGATGAATTCGCCGAGAAAGCGGGACCCGCGCAGGATTACCTGTCCAAGCGGATTTTCCCCGGCGAAATCATGAACAAGATGCTCGTCTACATGCAGGACGAGCAGGCCAGCGGCGAGGACGCCGCCTACTACTTCCTCGAAAACCACGAAGATATCTGGACGGAATGGGTCTCCGACGAGGTGGTCTCGAAGGTGAAGGAAGAACTGTAAGCCGACAACAGGCCGTCCGTTTCGCGGGCGGCCTGATTATCGTGGCGGGACTGGTTCGGCTGAAAATCAGATAAATGGGTGGGGCTTATGGAGTTCTTTGACGAATTCCCGACCATGGGCCGGTCGGATCTTCGTGACTTGAAGAAAGCAATCGATGGCGGTTTCCGCAGTTTCTCGCGCGCTTATGGCGAAGGGCTCGAAAACTTCTTTGATCCGCTTCTTCACTTTCTCGTCTGGTTTGAACGACTCCTGACCAATACCCCCTGGCCCATTGTGCTGCTGGTCATCTCCGGCCTCGTCTGGCTCGGTTCGCGGTCATGGGTCATGGTCGTTGGCACACTGATCTGCTTTTCAGTGATCGGTTACCTCGACATGTGGGAAGACACCATGGCCACGCTGGCGATCGTTTCCGTCGCCACGGCCATTTGCATTCTCATCGGCTTGCCCGTCGGCATCCTGATGGCCCGATCGAACAAGACGCAGGCGGCCATCACACCGATCCTGGACGTGATGCAGACCATTCCCAGCTTCGTCTACCTTATCCCGGTCGTAATGCTGCTTGGCATCGGCAAGGTGCCCGGCCTCCTGGCCGTTTGCATCTACGCCCTGCCCCCGATGGCGCGCCTCACCAATCTCGGCATCCGCCTTGTCGACAAGGAGGTGCTGGAAGCCGCGACCGCCTTTGGCGCCGATTATCGTCAGAAGCTTTTCGGTGTTCAGATTCCCCTTGCACTTCCCACCATTTTCGCCGGCGTGAACCAGACCATCATGATGGCGCTCTCCATGGTCGTCATCGCCTCGCTGATCGGGGTGGCCGGTCTGGGCGTGCCGGTGCTGCGCGCGGTCTCCAACCAATATCTGGCCCTCGGCCTGATGAACGGCCTCGCCATTGTCGCGCTGGCCATCATATTCGACCGTGTTTCACAACGCTTCGGCCAGCGCATGCAGGCTCACCGGGACCAGGGAGCGGGCCATTGAGCGAGAACATCACCATGGCCCCGGCCTCTCCGCCGGAAGAGACGAAGGTCTCGATCCGTAACCTCTATAAGATCTTCGGAGAGGACCCGAAATCCGTCATCGACGAAGTTCGGGCCGGAATTTCCAAGAGCGAGCTCCTGGAAAAGCACGGTCATGTCCTCGGACTGAAAAACATCAATGTCGATCTTCCGGCCAATCAGCTATCGGTTATCATGGGCCTTTCCGGCTCCGGCAAATCCACCTTGATCCGCCACGTTAATCGTTTGATCGACCCGACCGCCGGCGAACTGATCGTCGATGGCGAAAACGTTCTCGAATACGACCAGAAGCAGCTGAAAGAATTTCGCCGCCACAAGATCTCGATGGTATTTCAGCGCTTCGGCCTGTTTCCCCACCGGACGGTCGCCGAAAATGTCGCTTACGGGCTGACCGTGCAAGGGATCGACAAGAAGAAGGCCGTAGAGACGAGCCAGCGCTGGATCGACAAGGTCGGCCTTGCGGGCTATGGCGACCATTATCCCAATCAGCTATCGGGCGGCATGCAGCAGCGCGTCGGCCTCGCTCGCGCCCTCGCAACCGATGCCGAAATCCTCTTGATGGACGAAGCCTTCTCGGCGCTCGATCCGTTGATCCGCACCGACATGCAGAACCTGCTGCTGGAACTTCAACGGGATCTCCACAAGACCATCATCTTCATCACGCACGATCTCGATGAGGCGCTGAAACTGGCCGATATGCTCGTTATTCTGAAGGATGGCGAGGTCATCCAGCAGGGCGAGCCGCAGCACATCCTACTCCATCCGAGCGATCCTTACATCGAAGACTTCGTCGCCGACATCAACCGCGCCCGCGTTCTTCGTGTCCGCTCGGTCATGGAACCGCTGACGACCCCGGATTCCGCCCAGATCGCACGGGCTCAGTCCGGCGAGTATGTCATCGACCACGATCAGACGCTCGAAGACGTGATCGGCATATCGCGTGGCGATGTCAGCCACGACTACCTCGTCTTGCGCGATGGTACGCCGGTCGGCACTCTTCACATGAAGGATCTGGTCCGCGCTCTCGTGCCGCGGGTGCCGGCGAATGCGGATAGTGATAGTGAGGCGGCGGCCTAGCCGCCGTCACTGGCGCTCTGGATTAGTTTAGTTTTTGATCACGACCCGCATATTGCCCATACCGACCTGACGCGTCCACTTGAACAGCTGCGCGGCGTGGTTCGGATGAAGACGCACACAGCCATGAGAGGCGGGACGGCCGAGCGAACGGACGGCACCTGTCCCATGAATGGCGTACCCACCGTGAAAGAAGATCGAATAGGGCATGGGCGACATGTCGTATTTGCGGCTGTACCACTGCCGATGCATACGCTTCGCTGAGTAGGTGCCTCGCGGTGTGTAGTAACCTCGACGCGCCGTAGAGACCTTCCATCTGCTCAGCACGCGCCCATTCTTGAGCACCGTCATGCGCTGTTGGGAGATATCGATCTGTGCAACCAGCCTGGCGGCCGATGCGGACAGTGGACTGACAAAAATAAGAAGTGCGGCGAAAAACGCGACATAAATCGACTTCATGAGAACCCTCACACAACCATTCGTACATCCCTTACGCCTCTGCACGCTGCCAGAAATTGAACATGCTTTCATCACAAAACTGCCTTAAAGTA contains these protein-coding regions:
- a CDS encoding ABC transporter substrate-binding protein, with the protein product MTNKRLLTLAAGAAALAFSASGAMAQDSCGSVSMAEFDWPSGELLANVDKIILEEGYGCDVQLVNGGTTTIFASMNEKGEPEVAGELWINAVRDLLEKGIDEGELKIVNDGPITGLGEGWWVTPKFAEEHPDLDTVEKLLEHPELFPYAEDESKGAFIGCPAGWGCQLINANMYRAFDMEEKGWELVDPGSAAGLDGSMAKAAERGEPWFGYYWAPTAMIGKYEMVLLPFEVDYAGDENWNGCIALAEQDCEDPQKTAWTKSEVRTVVTDEFAEKAGPAQDYLSKRIFPGEIMNKMLVYMQDEQASGEDAAYYFLENHEDIWTEWVSDEVVSKVKEEL
- a CDS encoding ABC transporter permease encodes the protein MEFFDEFPTMGRSDLRDLKKAIDGGFRSFSRAYGEGLENFFDPLLHFLVWFERLLTNTPWPIVLLVISGLVWLGSRSWVMVVGTLICFSVIGYLDMWEDTMATLAIVSVATAICILIGLPVGILMARSNKTQAAITPILDVMQTIPSFVYLIPVVMLLGIGKVPGLLAVCIYALPPMARLTNLGIRLVDKEVLEAATAFGADYRQKLFGVQIPLALPTIFAGVNQTIMMALSMVVIASLIGVAGLGVPVLRAVSNQYLALGLMNGLAIVALAIIFDRVSQRFGQRMQAHRDQGAGH
- a CDS encoding quaternary amine ABC transporter ATP-binding protein, translating into MAPASPPEETKVSIRNLYKIFGEDPKSVIDEVRAGISKSELLEKHGHVLGLKNINVDLPANQLSVIMGLSGSGKSTLIRHVNRLIDPTAGELIVDGENVLEYDQKQLKEFRRHKISMVFQRFGLFPHRTVAENVAYGLTVQGIDKKKAVETSQRWIDKVGLAGYGDHYPNQLSGGMQQRVGLARALATDAEILLMDEAFSALDPLIRTDMQNLLLELQRDLHKTIIFITHDLDEALKLADMLVILKDGEVIQQGEPQHILLHPSDPYIEDFVADINRARVLRVRSVMEPLTTPDSAQIARAQSGEYVIDHDQTLEDVIGISRGDVSHDYLVLRDGTPVGTLHMKDLVRALVPRVPANADSDSEAAA
- a CDS encoding L,D-transpeptidase; translation: MKSIYVAFFAALLIFVSPLSASAARLVAQIDISQQRMTVLKNGRVLSRWKVSTARRGYYTPRGTYSAKRMHRQWYSRKYDMSPMPYSIFFHGGYAIHGTGAVRSLGRPASHGCVRLHPNHAAQLFKWTRQVGMGNMRVVIKN